Part of the Echeneis naucrates chromosome 1, fEcheNa1.1, whole genome shotgun sequence genome, AAGGTCACGTAACCAACTGGCTTACTTTGCACATGCAGTGGTTACATATAATCTGCAATGCCCTTTCCTGCTGAAGCTGGGTAATATTACATGGTATCATCTACATACTGCAACTTAAATAGTAACTGGTCCATGGTAATCATGGTTGGAAAAAACATGGTATCATTTACATTAATGTGAACATTGACTTACTTTTCTTTGTCCCTCAATCATCACTGTAATCTCAACAGAAAATATTCTTGGGCTTTTGAATTTTATTCAGACAAAGTAAGCATTAAGTAACAGTGTTGGGAACCCAAGatgggtgtttttattttcatgtgtagTTTTAAATTGCAATCCTAAAGacatttttgagaaaataaaatttcaggATGCAAAATAAATCCTTGGATACTTTTTTCAGTCACTCTAAATTGAGAGTTTTAGAGagttatttttgtatgttgAGTTTATCCAGACTGAAATGACCAGTTAGTGTTAGTCTGATGTTCATGGATCAGCTGGCTCATATGTACACTGTTAAAACTTTGATTAGCTGTTAGGAAAGCAATGCTTTGCCTCTTGAACTTGTACAACACAGTTGGTGAATCTTCAGATCGTACCTCCACACTGTTCTGTACTAGGGGACTCTATGTATATGCAAAATTCAAAAACTGTTAGTGCATCGTACTTTCACAGCCCAGAACTTGGAAATTCTGAGTGTTTGTTGAGGCTTTATAAGGGAGTATGCACGCAGAGGACATTATTTATTGAACCTTAAATTGACCTTAGTCCTTGTCTACCCTTTATTGAAAAAGGGCTATTGTGCGATCCAAGCTTGAGGGGCTGTGTCTGTTAGTAATGAACATCTGACTGAGAAGACCTTGGATatcaatgaaagaaaatacaGCCTCAGTCTGCGCTTAGTGTATAGAGCTTCAGAGTCTGTTATGGTCTCACATTTTTGTCAGGCTTGTGTTTCATAAACCTGTCTAGCAAGACCAACTGAGTGCATATGACTGCTTGATGTTCTAAGAACAAGTGATGTTCACCAGAAGATTAATGGGATAAACATCAGCAGCAATTCCTACTGTCAGGTTCATTTAATTCTTTCAAACCAAGAAATCATTCATGTGAGAACAGATTCTAAGAATTCCCCAACCCTGTTTCCAAGAAATTAGAGCATTTGATGGATGAGCCCATAAGAATTTTATGTTAAATTTAGAAAGCTTCTGGATCAAGTAGCTCAGTGTTGAAAAGGTTTGATAATATACTATAGCTGAAACCCATAAAATAGAAGTAGCGCGACAGTGAACAAATAAATGCGCTTCAGCCACCcataataatattatttctaATTCAATTGGGTTGAAGAAATATGTGAAGCAGCGAAACGTTACGTATTAAAAAGAACGCAGTCCGTGATAAGCTTTCACACATGTAACAAAGCCAACATGACAGTGAGGCAGATGTCATTACCACAAATTCTCAAAAGGCCGTTTAGATCCAATCAGCCAAAAtaatttcctttgtttgttcGGTCTTGTATTAAAGGTGCTGCTTCGTTatctctttgcttttttgtttttgtgtaaatgtgttttcattgtgttccTTGTGTAAACGGAACAATATAATTTTTGTCCAAGGTATGAATCAACGAAATGGTACTGACGTAGATGCAGCCAACGTAATGAAAGAGTTTTCCAAGCTGGGTTATAAAGTGAAGATTTACAATGACCAGACAGTGGAGCAGATAAAACAGGTTTTAACTGGCGGTAAGTGCAATgccaaaaaaatacaaataatcactgatctgttgtgttttaattcagcttgtatttacattttttaaatattgaatgtgtgcttttttttttttttaaagcatccAGGGAAGATCACAGCTGCTCTGCCTCCTTCATCTGTGTCCTGTTGAGTCATGGAGATGAGGGTGTGTTCTTTGGTACTGACAGCTCAGTAGAGCTTAAGTACCTCACATCGCTTTTTCGGGGCGATCGCTGCAAGTCACTAGTGGGAAAGCCCAAACTCTTCTTCATCCAGGTATATTAAAAACTCTTTTCCCCTCAGAGCTTGTTAATGCATGTAATCTGTAACCGATGTGCTCtctttgtgtgtacattttgtAGGCATGCCGAGGCACTGATCTGGATGCAGGCATTGAAACAGACAGTCCAGATGATGGCATCACTAAAATCCCAGTGGAGGCTGACTTCCTCTATGCCTTCTCCACTGCCCCAGGTTAACACTCaaacagttgtttttgtgtatgtattgCATTCTTAAATATTGCACTGATGCACTATGTACTCTTTCACTCGTTCACCAACAGGCTACTACTCATGGAGGAACACTATGACTGGATCCTGGTTCATCCAGTCACTGTGCGATACAATCAGTAAATATGGGAAAGAATTGGAGCTTCAGCACATCATGACACGAGTCAACCACAAAGTGGCAGTAGAGTTTGAGTCTGTCTCCAACTCACCAACATTTCATGCAAAGAAACAAATCCCCTGCATCGTGTCTATGCTGACCAAAGAGATGTATTTTTCTCCTTGATATCGTCTCATCAGAGGCTTTCAGCTTACTAggctttcattttcagaagaaAAGTTTGAGGATGCATTTGGAACAGGCTTGacttaataatttaaataatgaaataatttaaatttacacaTTCTGAATATCAAAACATTAGTTCCATATCacaatattgaaatgatgaaattctgtctgtgtgcaggacTGTTATGGGATATGCAGCAttaattatgatttttttattttttttttatcccagcAGCATGTCTATTTTAGATATTTAATCAGGAAAACTGATTATTCTAAATCATcaatgagacaaaaaacaagTCAATTGTGACAATCATGAAAATCTTCAGTTAAAAAATACAACTGATCTTGTTATTCCAAACTCACTGTTTGTTTCTAGCAGATGCATCTTTGCCGTTTACACAATTTCAGGGTACAATTTTCTGAGCCAGTTTGATAGGAATCTTTTGTAAACCATGGATGGGCTTACTCCCCTCCGGCACCAATATATTTATAAGCATTTTAACAAAAGTACAAGAAACCTATTGGGTAAGGGATCATGTGTGTAATTctgttcctgctgttttttttttttttgttgttttttgtggtggtggttgtttttttttgttgttgttgtgtttttttttttttttttttttgttttgtttgttgggtttttttttttctttcatttcttgttttactCTTTTGAGTGTACTTGTTCCCAACGAGCTGTGTGGAGTCCTAAAAGAATCTTGGTTTCCACTCTCAGGGTAAAAATGTTATGTAGCATATTCAGGATCATCCACTATAGCTTGCTGAAGGGTGTGTTGTTATATTTAATGTCAAGAAGTAATTGcctgctgtttttctcacacacaggacacaggcTTCTTCATTGCATGCATGAGTAAAGCCAGTCAGTCTGCATATTTGAGTTTTTCATACTTTACATGACTTTACTACTTGACTTAACTTCTATTTCATATTTAGCTATGatacatgtgttttgttttttttttttttagttgtcaCAGCCTTTGGTTTCTAAAATACCATTTCCAATCAACTTTTTCAATACTGTGttactgattttgtttttggcttttacACTATAACATCAGTTTAGGTTACAGAAAGATATATTACCAAAGTTCAAGTGAAGTTGAAGTGCTAAATTTGTTCATATTATATCTTGTAAAAGATATAATCTGTACAAGGGCTGCATTGGGGGCTATTTGTGTACACTGTCTTGAGTGTAAACAGGCAGGATTACTCCAGATTTGGCAGGCCTGGAGGTGAGAAGAACTGGGCCACCAGATCCTGAGGCTCAAGGCCAAAAAAAAACTGGGCCTCGGATTCCTTCATTGCCAGCACTGAATCCCTTTACCTAAACCTGCTTCCACAAACATCAAGTCATTTACTACATGTTGGATATTCTGAGTACAAAGAAATCACCACTAGTTTATAATCATTACATTAATTTATTTCCACCCATGGTCATGCTAAGAATATAGATTTGGGTCCAATCTGCAGAATGCATCATCACAACCTGTAGTGACATTATGATACATGCACAGGGAGCACATGGTTTTTGTCGCTGACTTATATATTACCTATGGGAGCTACAATCCAAACATCTGATGTGACAAGCACCATGATGATGGCACCAGATGTATGTTTTATCAGACCcacaaactaaatataaatattcaagTACCACAGTGTAAAACCAAGGCAAACTGAAAATCACCTGATTCACCAACCTCAAACGATCAAAAATTAGTTCAGGTAATTTGATTTGAAGAATATTCAATTGTGAAAATGTGCGTGTTGCAAAATATGACTTATTAAATTACTCTGAATTAATAGTATGAGTTTAATGTGCGAACTGCATCTTAAATGAGTTGGTCCAGTTGGAGGTGCTAATGCGCTGGTAGAATTATCTAAATGTTCAACCCACTGTTGTAATCAATACTGATATTTCACTGTTGAAATTGTTGATTCAACTTTATGGTAAGTTCTTTTTAAAGCTCTGTTTTGCGTAATACTGCCACGTTTGCTCCTCCATATTAATGAACGTGATGGAGAAAATGTGCTACGTGAATAGATAGCTTGTCCTTTTAAACTACTGAGGTGTTGGATGTGAACCAGGCTGGTGGATATTATATTACGACTTTATATGAGACTGTGAGAGATACTATGAGTTGATATGTGCAGCAAAATTTTGTGCTCCTTTGGGCACAACAAAGAATAAGATGAACCTGATTAGTTGATATTGGATGTCACCaaattggtgtttttatttttatggtcaTATTAGTGTTGGGCCACTCCCTTTGGTTTAGTGGCCAGAAATGGGTCAACAAAGTTCctaacaaacaacaacaacaacaacaaaaagaggctGACTTTGGCAGTCGAAAGCAGGAGTTTACGGGTAGCACCTGAACGCAGCAGCAGCCCCTGCCTGTCCTGGGGTTGGATACGGGCCTAATGCTCTTTGACAGCCGGACGGTCTGCTCCGGTGGCCGGAGCGGCAGCTCCCTCGGTCCACACCTCCACCTGTGCCCAACACCTTCCGTCGTCCTGCACACTCAGACCGCCTCTTCTACTTTGTTGTCTATTTCTTCAACAAGTTCAAACTAGCCCGGGATTATTAGCTGGTCTTGGATAGACAACGATTTCTGCGTGCTGCAGACGATGTTGTCCacttgaagaaaaagaaacaaaccaaaaagtaGCTGCTGTGGTTCCTCCTCCGTGCGGATCGGGTTCGGGTGGACATGGAGAAGTTCCTGCAGATCGCTCCTCACTCTCTGGCTCTGGTGCTGTCGCCGGTCTGCGGAGGGGGTGATGAAGCGCAGCCGTCATCCTCACCAGCCGTCCCCCCGCTGGAGCTCCAGCATCACAGCGGCTACGAGGTCTTCGCCAATTTCAAAGCCGTCAACATGCAGCATTTCTGGAACAAGGCACTGACGCACGCCATCTCCGAGATCTTCTTCCTCGGCTGGATAGACGAGCATGTGCTGCTGATCCAGGGCCAAGAAGTTCACCTCCAGGTCCTCAGGAACGGATGGACCAGGCGGACTCTGAAACCACCGCAGGGCTTTGACATCAAGTGCATAGGTGGGcatgattctgtgtgtgtgttttgttcaaTGTATGTGTAACAGCATTgttaacaaacaaaagaaagtgaGTGATTGCACTTAATCTTCGTTTCACGTGGAAGCAAATGGAGCTCAGGGGTAAATCTGTTTGTAAAGCAATAAGACCTTCAGGAGTTTTGATGTTTGGAGGCAAAGTTTTACCTTTTTGTATTTCAACAGACGCATCAGGAGAgcagacaaaaatattttgtaaaagtgtaaaactgaattaaaaaagtACATCTTGGCTTCTAGTCGCATGGTCAAAGGACTTGATCTGGTTTCTTGACTATGAGATCTACAGGGACTAAATAACTAAATTCAAATTTGAGTCAACCACATTCATATccatcttgtttcatttagcTTCTCCAAATGCAAATCAGCAGGCTTGACTCTTGGTCTTTGATTCAATAAAGGAACAATTTAAAAGTAAAGCAGCATTAGTGAGCCTAAAATAGCTGACTATTACTAACTATTACGGGTGTGCATTGAAAGTACTTGTGAAGGACTTGTGCTCTAATTTATAGAAAACATTTGGAGGGAAAATCTTTGAAACCTGTGCTATTTTAGCAGTCAGCCCTCAGAGACCTGAGAGCGACATGGAGCTGACATTCATTTTACCAATGAATACTTGATACTTGACTTGACTTCAGGTTAAATACTGTATCTGTTATTAAAGGGTGCGCAGATCCATATCCTGTCTTTTCAACTCAGAATATCACTGCTGATATTACACCCACACATTCCTAAATAAGTCTCAAATTTGTTCTCTTTCTTATATGTTATGTGCGTGTGGGTTTAAGAGCTTTGCTGGTTGTTTCATGCTGATTGCAACACCTCTTTAATTGCTGGCAATTGCTGATGATTGGCATTGAACCTAGCATGACCCTCCTTCTCTGTAATTGTCAGATAAATTCTCTCCCTGGAGCTTTTTATGTGATATCATGAGCCAGTTGGTTCTACTGGCAAGTTGCATGAATCCAGTTGGAGCTAGTCTGAGTTAAAAAGGAATTTAGGCAGCATCGGACCTCATAACCTTAGCCAGTTTATGATAAAAGAGCCAGGAATCAGACCCTGTTGTACTGCAGTTCAACATTCCTACTCTCATACTCATCAAGGCCATATTTCATTGTATGTGCTGGTACAGGTTAGGACGGCTTGATATTGTCAGCAAGTCTAACCATTGCACCTATCACACTGCCCTCCAAACATTCTGTTAAAACGTGTATGTGGAAATGAGGGAGATTGTCTTATTTGTTTGTGTAGATGGAGAGATGACCAAGACATGTAGAAGTCACACATTTCTTCTACTTGTTTGATTTGTCTGTCTGCAATCATATAAAGTTGACTTAACACAATTCCACTCAAAGCATCACCATTATCATtaaatctgctttatttctgTAAACGTAAAAATTAACATAGTTTTATGCTGTTCTACAGAGAAGGAAAATACTAATACAGTTTAGGAAGAAGAATCGTGAACTATCCAGAGGGACCAACAGTGCCGCTTCACACAGTAAATACTCTGTGattctgtgtttgttgtcagATTTCTACATTAGAGCTGCTTGATGCTGATTATATTGAACTGAAAAGTTCAATACCTGCAGTGCTTTTGGGGCTATTATAGTTGAAAGTATATCTGAAGATTGAGAATTATGTGAAGCTGATTCCTTTTAGCGTCTTCCCATCAGTGGAAGTGATGTAGCTTCGTTGACACCACAGAAGCAAACACCGATAAGCTCTGGAATGTTTGTCTTATAGCTAATAACTCACCAGACTTAATAATGCTCTATAATGCCTAAACCAACACAGTTTATATGCTGTTGGCACAGATGCAAATGGCAATCTgatacatttctctgtttgTATAGGCCCATAATCTAGGATAGATATTAACCTGGCAATGTCCGGGTGTGTTGAAATGCATGTAATCGCCTGGAGGTGTTTTTCATGCTCAGCTCTGTGTTGGCAACATATATTGGACAGCATAATCTAACTTTAGTTTAATAGTAAGATCATGTGAATTCAACTAGGTGTTAGATTTTAACCATATTCCCTCTTTGAGATCACCTGAAAACAAGCTCCCACTTAGATCGCCTTGGTggattttattgttgttgttttgttttgttttttttttcccatcctcAGTCCTCAAATTTTAAATTCCAATTGTGcattttaattgtaattaaCAGTGCACAGATGAAACACAGTGCAGCATTAATTTTCTAGTGCATGCTGTGGTGTCAAGATGTTTGTTAGGGAGACAAGTTCAACCAAAGTTCAGTCAATTTTTCACCACAGACTGTTGATTAACTATGTGTTGTTTTGGCTGTGGGGGGAAAAGAATTAATCACCTccaaataaaaaccttttacCACAGTTTT contains:
- the casp3a gene encoding caspase-3a — its product is MSVNGEDTRDARRADGQRSQGPAEAPVVVDAKPQSHSFRYSLNFPSIGQCIIINNKNFDRRTGMNQRNGTDVDAANVMKEFSKLGYKVKIYNDQTVEQIKQVLTGASREDHSCSASFICVLLSHGDEGVFFGTDSSVELKYLTSLFRGDRCKSLVGKPKLFFIQACRGTDLDAGIETDSPDDGITKIPVEADFLYAFSTAPGYYSWRNTMTGSWFIQSLCDTISKYGKELELQHIMTRVNHKVAVEFESVSNSPTFHAKKQIPCIVSMLTKEMYFSP